The Pseudomonas fluorescens genome includes a window with the following:
- a CDS encoding DUF6124 family protein, with amino-acid sequence MFKVTPNPPNTDPTSPRSKTKSQKHDEVTDRVLDHYLNPKPDKPEAEPAPGQLFTVNKDIDTESLLANLSETLASANAMVNDLAFDLDGSRRHFLLGIQQLIELGSLLANRALDNIETRQPT; translated from the coding sequence ATGTTCAAAGTAACCCCGAACCCACCGAACACCGATCCAACGTCACCGCGTTCAAAAACCAAGTCTCAAAAACACGACGAAGTCACCGATCGAGTCCTCGACCATTACCTGAACCCCAAGCCGGACAAACCCGAAGCAGAACCTGCCCCCGGCCAACTCTTCACCGTCAACAAAGACATCGACACCGAAAGCCTGCTTGCCAACCTCAGCGAAACCCTGGCCTCGGCCAATGCCATGGTCAATGACCTGGCGTTCGACCTGGACGGTTCACGCCGGCATTTCCTCCTGGGCATTCAGCAACTGATCGAACTGGGCAGCCTGCTGGCAAACCGTGCACTGGACAACATCGAAACCCGCCAACCGACATAA
- a CDS encoding WG repeat-containing protein produces the protein MNFTQPRLRLLSILSVTLLVVGCASYYLFRHSGAPVDEGFAAEQLNEGGMEDIGTLAAPEVEKRLNYLIQDTGETLRSLELISDAQLSLTLSTSEPDDEQPLQYEPLFVPFTSAQLKAELASIQGLRFTQRLFAEGSEVRLDTSRLDPLWKRAATPEEPAAEQYLPQRLRFRDGSETTFAELKVSPQVESDDTISSHDAFALSVNKSLASLGLTVAYRSYPAFKKVVLDKDHPKVTLDGGQSFQLTALGDDSASVRLSTPKLSTFVVQGLDDAGRALYSDGNNSRAFPSDGDIAALHEYYNALLQTKDDLKQLKTGQAVQQQLQRLTEVLAAQVGPLKNTEVDYRFEATPQRIVIHVLDPMEDNTVEFAQVDNVLAAQARYIALDRNAERYGFIDQAGQWLIKPRWVQVQDSQMADTYTLFSPEKSSDPESEWQALRSQLAYFPAGSNKLVDLPFEYITEALSNGLLLVERETNGPYGLYDAKRHRFVLPMKFVNPTVTDNVFIARLGKRTDVMEGLYGAYTLDGKEILPTQFSGIEYREGLLYASSADRSRQDVFDLQGKRINLQVDNVIGRFVGQQPLLVQDTKSRKFAFIDRQGARLPIKLPYDEVTPFSNGMAVVGRDGSYGAIDLAGRLQVPLDYNQISAFQTHYAAAIRADGGSGLVLISRDNKVIKELGSYTSLDVPDNGNEARYYVRDPNNSDEYLVYDADGNLVKKDG, from the coding sequence ATGAACTTTACCCAGCCTCGTTTGAGATTGCTGTCGATACTGAGTGTGACCTTGTTGGTGGTGGGCTGTGCGTCCTATTACCTGTTTCGCCACAGCGGCGCGCCGGTAGATGAAGGTTTCGCCGCCGAGCAACTGAACGAAGGGGGCATGGAAGACATCGGTACGCTGGCAGCGCCCGAGGTGGAAAAACGCCTCAATTACTTGATTCAGGACACCGGTGAAACCCTCAGGTCCCTGGAGCTGATCAGCGACGCGCAATTGAGCCTGACCCTTTCGACGAGCGAGCCCGACGACGAGCAGCCATTGCAATACGAGCCGCTGTTTGTCCCGTTCACCAGCGCGCAACTGAAAGCTGAGCTGGCGTCGATTCAAGGCTTGCGTTTTACCCAGCGGCTGTTTGCCGAGGGTTCTGAGGTGCGGCTCGATACCAGCCGCCTCGATCCGCTCTGGAAGCGCGCCGCCACGCCGGAGGAGCCGGCGGCGGAGCAGTACCTGCCGCAGCGCCTGCGTTTTCGCGATGGCAGCGAAACAACCTTCGCCGAGCTCAAGGTGTCGCCCCAGGTCGAGTCCGACGACACGATCTCGTCCCATGACGCCTTCGCCCTGTCGGTGAACAAATCCCTGGCGAGCCTCGGCCTCACGGTCGCTTACCGCAGCTACCCGGCGTTCAAGAAAGTGGTACTGGACAAGGATCACCCGAAAGTGACCCTGGACGGCGGTCAGTCCTTCCAGCTCACTGCCCTGGGTGATGACAGCGCGTCCGTGCGGTTGAGTACACCGAAATTGTCGACCTTCGTGGTGCAGGGGCTGGATGACGCGGGCAGGGCGCTCTACAGCGACGGTAATAACTCCCGGGCGTTCCCCTCCGATGGCGATATCGCGGCGTTGCACGAGTATTACAACGCGCTGTTGCAGACCAAGGACGATCTCAAGCAGCTCAAGACCGGCCAGGCGGTGCAACAGCAATTGCAGCGCTTGACCGAGGTGCTGGCCGCTCAGGTGGGGCCGTTGAAAAACACCGAGGTCGACTATCGATTCGAGGCCACCCCGCAACGTATCGTCATCCATGTGCTCGATCCGATGGAAGACAACACCGTTGAGTTCGCCCAGGTCGACAACGTCCTTGCAGCACAAGCGCGTTACATCGCCCTGGACCGGAACGCCGAGCGCTATGGTTTCATCGATCAGGCTGGCCAGTGGTTGATCAAGCCCCGTTGGGTGCAGGTGCAAGATAGCCAGATGGCCGATACCTACACGTTGTTTTCCCCGGAGAAGTCCAGCGACCCGGAGTCGGAGTGGCAGGCGTTGCGCAGCCAGCTCGCCTACTTCCCCGCCGGTAGCAACAAACTCGTAGACCTGCCGTTCGAATACATCACCGAGGCGTTGAGCAATGGCCTGCTGTTGGTGGAGCGCGAAACCAACGGCCCTTACGGGCTCTATGATGCCAAGCGTCATCGTTTCGTGTTGCCGATGAAATTCGTCAACCCTACCGTGACCGACAACGTGTTCATCGCCCGTCTCGGCAAGCGAACCGATGTCATGGAAGGCCTGTACGGCGCCTATACCCTGGACGGCAAAGAGATCCTGCCGACGCAGTTCTCGGGCATCGAGTACCGCGAGGGGTTGCTCTACGCCAGCTCCGCCGATCGGAGTCGTCAAGACGTGTTCGACCTGCAAGGTAAACGGATCAACCTTCAGGTGGACAACGTGATAGGCCGGTTTGTCGGGCAACAACCGCTATTGGTGCAAGACACTAAAAGCCGGAAATTCGCTTTTATCGATCGCCAGGGCGCGCGGCTACCCATCAAGTTGCCGTATGACGAAGTGACGCCGTTTTCCAACGGCATGGCGGTGGTCGGACGCGATGGCAGCTACGGTGCCATCGACCTGGCGGGCAGGTTGCAGGTGCCGCTGGATTACAACCAGATCAGCGCGTTCCAGACCCACTACGCCGCAGCCATCCGGGCCGATGGTGGTTCCGGCCTGGTCTTGATCAGTCGGGACAACAAGGTGATCAAGGAACTGGGGTCCTACACCAGCCTGGACGTGCCGGATAACGGCAATGAGGCTCGTTATTACGTGAGGGATCCGAATAACAGTGACGAGTACCTGGTTTATGACGCCGATGGCAATCTCGTGAAGAAAGACGGATAA
- a CDS encoding MFS transporter → MQTLNLATRRWWYIMPIVFITYSLAYLDRANYGFAAASGMAKDLMITPGLSSLLGALFFLGYFFFQVPGAIYAQKHSVKKLIFVSLILWGSLATLTGVVSNAYWLIVIRFMLGVVEAAVMPAMLVYLCHWFTRAERSRANTFLILGNPVTMLWMSVVSGYLVQQFDWRWMFIIEGLPAVLWAFIWWRLADDRPSQAKWLSDQEKHDLESALAAEQVGIKAVKNYAEAFRSPKVIILALQFFCWSIGVYGFVLWLPSILKAGLQMNMVEAGWLSSLPYLAAVIGMLVVSWASDKAQKRKRFVWPPLLVASIAFYASYLLGPEHFWWSYSLLVVAGACMYAPYGPFFAIVPEILPANVAGGAMALINSMGALGSFGGSYLVGYLNGSTGSPGMSFLLMSGALLVAVVLTLALKPGASDRVLSKTATPHSAPAHS, encoded by the coding sequence ATGCAAACGCTCAACCTCGCCACCCGCCGCTGGTGGTACATCATGCCCATCGTCTTCATCACCTACAGCCTGGCCTACCTGGACCGGGCCAACTACGGGTTCGCCGCCGCCTCGGGCATGGCCAAGGACCTGATGATCACCCCGGGGCTGTCGTCCTTGCTGGGCGCCCTGTTTTTCCTCGGTTACTTTTTCTTCCAGGTGCCAGGGGCGATCTACGCGCAAAAGCACAGTGTGAAGAAGCTGATCTTCGTCAGCCTGATCCTCTGGGGTTCACTGGCCACCCTGACGGGCGTGGTCTCCAATGCCTACTGGCTGATCGTGATCCGCTTCATGCTCGGGGTGGTCGAGGCCGCGGTGATGCCGGCCATGCTGGTGTACCTGTGCCACTGGTTCACCCGCGCCGAACGTTCGCGGGCCAACACGTTCCTGATCCTTGGCAACCCAGTGACCATGCTGTGGATGTCGGTGGTGTCGGGTTATCTGGTGCAGCAATTCGACTGGCGCTGGATGTTCATCATCGAAGGCCTGCCGGCAGTGCTCTGGGCCTTTATCTGGTGGCGCCTGGCCGATGATCGTCCATCCCAGGCCAAGTGGCTCAGCGACCAGGAAAAACACGACCTGGAAAGCGCATTGGCGGCTGAACAGGTGGGTATCAAGGCGGTGAAGAACTATGCCGAGGCCTTCCGCTCGCCCAAGGTCATCATCCTGGCGTTGCAGTTTTTCTGCTGGAGCATCGGGGTCTACGGGTTCGTCCTGTGGTTGCCTTCAATTCTCAAGGCCGGCCTGCAGATGAACATGGTCGAGGCCGGGTGGCTGTCGTCCTTGCCTTACCTGGCGGCGGTGATCGGCATGCTGGTGGTGTCCTGGGCGTCGGACAAGGCGCAGAAGCGCAAGCGTTTCGTCTGGCCGCCGCTGCTGGTCGCTTCCATCGCGTTCTACGCCTCCTACCTGCTGGGGCCTGAACATTTCTGGTGGTCTTACAGCCTGCTGGTGGTGGCCGGGGCTTGCATGTATGCGCCGTACGGGCCGTTTTTTGCCATCGTTCCGGAAATCCTCCCCGCCAACGTCGCCGGCGGTGCCATGGCGCTGATCAACAGCATGGGCGCGCTGGGCTCCTTCGGCGGCTCGTACCTGGTGGGTTACCTCAACGGTTCCACCGGCTCTCCTGGCATGTCCTTCCTGTTGATGAGCGGCGCGTTGCTGGTGGCCGTGGTGCTGACCCTCGCCCTCAAGCCCGGCGCCAGCGACCGGGTTCTGTCGAAAACCGCGACGCCACACTCGGCGCCTGCCCATTCCTGA
- a CDS encoding sugar phosphate isomerase/epimerase family protein, with protein sequence MNKPPVSISLSSYGADLVRQQGQGRFIDLLAAAGASRIEWREELLTTEQPAELAARARAQGLQSVFSSPLELWLAGQSRPNPALALTLQRSEAFGSAWLKVSLGHFTDSHDLSALADVLGASPVQLLVENDQTLQGGRIEPLQRFFTAAEEHALPVGMTFDIGNWQWQDQSAAVAARQLGRYVAYVHCKAVARRADGKLVAVPPAMTDLHLWEQLLKHMPVGVMRAAEYPLQGEDLLQLTAEHVATLARLGQPRREPAHA encoded by the coding sequence ATGAACAAACCACCCGTTTCCATCAGCCTTTCCAGCTACGGCGCCGACCTGGTACGGCAACAAGGCCAAGGCCGTTTCATCGATCTGCTGGCCGCCGCCGGCGCCTCACGCATCGAATGGCGCGAAGAATTGCTCACCACCGAACAGCCCGCCGAGCTGGCCGCTCGCGCTCGCGCCCAGGGGCTGCAAAGTGTTTTCTCGTCGCCACTGGAGCTGTGGCTCGCCGGGCAGTCCAGGCCCAACCCGGCCTTGGCACTGACCCTGCAACGGTCCGAGGCTTTCGGCTCGGCATGGCTAAAAGTCTCCCTCGGGCACTTCACCGACTCCCATGACCTGTCGGCACTGGCGGATGTGCTCGGCGCAAGCCCGGTGCAGTTGCTGGTGGAAAACGACCAGACCTTGCAAGGCGGACGGATCGAACCGTTGCAACGTTTCTTCACCGCTGCCGAAGAGCATGCATTGCCCGTCGGCATGACCTTCGACATCGGCAACTGGCAATGGCAGGACCAATCGGCCGCCGTGGCCGCCCGCCAGCTCGGGCGGTATGTGGCGTATGTGCATTGCAAGGCAGTGGCCCGGCGCGCCGACGGCAAACTCGTCGCCGTGCCTCCGGCCATGACCGACCTGCACCTGTGGGAGCAACTGCTCAAGCACATGCCCGTCGGTGTAATGCGCGCCGCCGAATACCCGCTACAAGGCGAAGACTTGCTGCAATTGACCGCTGAACATGTCGCCACCCTTGCCCGCCTCGGGCAACCACGCCGGGAGCCTGCCCATGCCTGA
- a CDS encoding 2-hydroxyacid dehydrogenase — translation MKKHVVLYKALSAQLMARLQAQAQVTLIERLDAQGLVQLREALPSAHGLLGASLKLDAPLLDLAPNLQAIASVSVGVDNYDIDYLTERRILLTNTPDVLTETTADTGFALILATARRVVELANLVRSGGWQQSIGPRHFGTDVHGKTLGIIGMGRIGEALAQRGHFGFGMQVIYHSHSPKPAVEQRFNARYCSLETLLQQADFVCLTLPLTAETQGLIDAQAFARMRPESIFINISRGKVVDETALIDALRNGQIRGAGLDVFEREPLSADSPLLQLDNVVATPHMGSATHETREAMARCAVDNLLAALAGERPVNLVNAGAWVG, via the coding sequence ATGAAAAAGCACGTGGTGTTGTACAAAGCGCTGTCAGCGCAATTGATGGCCCGTTTGCAAGCGCAGGCCCAAGTCACCCTCATCGAGCGCCTCGATGCGCAGGGCCTGGTGCAACTGCGCGAGGCCTTGCCAAGCGCCCATGGCTTGCTGGGTGCCAGCCTCAAGCTGGACGCGCCGTTGCTGGACCTGGCGCCGAACCTGCAAGCCATCGCCAGCGTCTCGGTGGGGGTCGACAACTACGACATCGACTACCTGACCGAACGCCGGATCCTGCTCACCAATACCCCGGACGTGCTCACCGAAACCACCGCGGACACCGGTTTCGCCCTGATCCTGGCAACCGCCCGGCGCGTGGTGGAGCTGGCCAACCTGGTGCGCAGCGGCGGCTGGCAACAGAGCATCGGCCCCCGGCATTTCGGCACCGACGTCCATGGCAAGACCCTGGGCATCATCGGCATGGGCCGCATCGGCGAAGCCTTGGCCCAGCGCGGGCACTTCGGCTTCGGCATGCAGGTCATCTACCACAGCCACTCGCCCAAGCCCGCGGTCGAGCAGCGTTTCAACGCACGCTATTGCAGCCTCGAAACCTTGTTGCAGCAGGCGGACTTCGTCTGCCTGACCTTGCCCTTGACGGCTGAAACCCAAGGGCTGATCGATGCGCAGGCGTTTGCCCGGATGCGTCCCGAATCCATCTTTATCAATATCTCCCGAGGCAAAGTGGTGGACGAAACGGCACTGATCGACGCCCTGCGCAACGGCCAGATCCGTGGCGCGGGGCTGGACGTCTTCGAGCGCGAGCCCTTGAGTGCGGATTCGCCGTTGTTGCAACTGGATAACGTGGTGGCGACACCGCACATGGGCTCGGCCACCCACGAGACCCGGGAAGCGATGGCGCGCTGTGCGGTGGACAACCTGCTGGCGGCATTGGCGGGTGAACGGCCGGTGAATCTGGTGAATGCGGGGGCGTGGGTAGGCTGA
- a CDS encoding LacI family DNA-binding transcriptional regulator, which yields MTSFSAAQRNRVTMLDVAERAGVSKASVSRFIGEDRALLSEAIARRIEQAISELGYRPNQMARGLKRGRTRLIGMLVADIRNPYSIAVMHGVETACRRHGYSLVVCNTDRDDEQERQHLALLRAYNIEGLIVNTLGHHREELLELRGEMPLVLVDRKVDRLDSDLVGLDNPAAVAMALDHLEQRGYRDLLLVTEPFDGTSSRIERVDSFKAGIERRPALTGAVVETCDRLTARIKTFLAQPGAGPKALFCANGIAALAATQTLRDLGCHLFDDVGLIALDDLDWYPLVGSGITALAQPTAEIGASAFECLLKRLRGDNGPVRTLDFAARLIERGSTLGVSR from the coding sequence GTGACTTCTTTCTCCGCCGCCCAGCGCAACCGCGTGACCATGCTCGATGTCGCCGAACGCGCCGGGGTCTCCAAGGCCAGTGTCTCGCGTTTCATTGGCGAAGACCGGGCCCTGCTCTCCGAGGCCATCGCCCGGCGCATCGAGCAGGCCATCAGCGAGCTGGGCTACCGGCCGAACCAGATGGCCCGCGGCCTCAAGCGTGGGCGCACACGCCTGATCGGCATGCTGGTGGCCGATATCCGCAACCCTTATTCGATTGCCGTGATGCATGGCGTGGAAACCGCCTGTCGTCGCCATGGCTATAGCCTGGTGGTGTGCAACACCGACCGCGACGACGAGCAGGAACGCCAGCACCTGGCGTTGCTGCGCGCCTACAACATCGAAGGGCTGATCGTGAACACCCTCGGTCATCACCGTGAGGAACTGCTCGAACTGCGCGGCGAGATGCCGCTGGTGCTGGTGGATCGCAAGGTCGATCGGCTCGACAGCGACCTGGTGGGACTGGATAACCCGGCCGCCGTCGCGATGGCGCTCGACCACCTTGAACAACGGGGTTATCGCGATCTGCTCCTGGTCACCGAGCCCTTCGACGGCACCAGCTCGCGGATCGAGCGGGTCGACAGTTTCAAGGCCGGCATCGAGCGTCGCCCTGCCCTGACCGGCGCCGTGGTGGAAACCTGTGATCGGTTGACCGCCCGCATCAAGACCTTCCTTGCCCAGCCGGGCGCTGGCCCCAAGGCACTGTTCTGCGCCAACGGCATTGCTGCGTTGGCCGCCACTCAAACCTTGCGCGACCTGGGTTGCCATTTGTTCGACGACGTAGGCCTGATCGCCCTCGACGATCTGGATTGGTACCCGTTGGTGGGGAGCGGCATCACTGCCCTGGCCCAACCCACCGCCGAGATTGGCGCCAGTGCATTCGAATGTCTGCTCAAGCGCTTGCGTGGCGACAACGGGCCGGTGCGGACCCTGGATTTTGCGGCGCGGTTGATTGAGCGTGGGTCGACGCTTGGGGTTTCTCGATGA
- a CDS encoding sugar kinase, which translates to MPEFDVLSFGETMAMLVADQRGDLASVDQFHKRIAGADSNVAIGLSRLDFKVAWLSRVGADSLGRFVVQTLENEGLDCRHVAVDPTHPTGFQFKSRTDDGSDPQVEYFRRGSAASHLSIDSIAPSLLEARHLHATGIVPALSVTAREMSFELMSRMRAAGRSLSFDPNMRPSLWGSESTMITEINRLAALAHWVLPGLGEGRLLTGFDDPADIAAFYLDQGAELVVIKLGADGAYYRTALDQGVIPGVPVAQVVDTVGAGDGFAVGLISALLEGQAITEAVQRANWIGSRAVQSRGDMEGLPTRIELLAEFNDANREQARSNRG; encoded by the coding sequence ATGCCTGAGTTCGATGTGTTGTCGTTCGGCGAAACCATGGCGATGCTGGTGGCCGACCAGCGCGGTGACCTGGCCAGCGTCGACCAGTTCCACAAGCGCATTGCCGGGGCCGACAGCAACGTGGCCATCGGTTTGTCGCGCCTGGACTTCAAGGTCGCGTGGCTGAGCCGGGTTGGCGCCGATTCCCTGGGACGCTTCGTCGTGCAGACACTGGAAAACGAAGGCCTGGATTGTCGTCACGTGGCGGTCGATCCAACGCACCCCACCGGATTTCAGTTCAAGTCCCGTACCGACGATGGCAGCGACCCGCAAGTCGAGTATTTCCGTCGTGGCTCGGCGGCCAGTCATCTGTCGATCGATTCCATCGCGCCATCGCTGCTTGAAGCCCGTCACTTGCACGCCACCGGCATCGTCCCGGCGTTGTCGGTCACGGCCCGCGAGATGTCCTTTGAATTGATGAGCCGTATGCGCGCGGCCGGCCGCAGCCTGTCGTTCGACCCCAACATGAGGCCAAGCCTTTGGGGCAGCGAGTCGACGATGATCACTGAAATCAATCGCCTCGCCGCCCTCGCCCACTGGGTCTTGCCGGGGCTCGGCGAAGGCCGGCTGCTGACCGGTTTCGACGACCCGGCCGACATCGCCGCGTTCTACCTGGACCAAGGCGCCGAACTCGTCGTGATCAAGCTCGGCGCGGACGGGGCCTATTACCGCACGGCGTTGGACCAAGGCGTCATCCCCGGCGTGCCGGTGGCCCAAGTGGTGGACACCGTGGGCGCCGGTGATGGCTTCGCCGTGGGCCTGATCAGCGCATTGCTCGAAGGCCAGGCCATCACCGAGGCCGTGCAGCGCGCCAACTGGATTGGCAGCCGCGCGGTGCAGAGCCGTGGAGACATGGAGGGATTGCCGACTCGCATTGAGTTATTGGCGGAATTCAATGACGCCAATCGCGAGCAAGCTCGCTCCAACAGGGGCTGA
- a CDS encoding AAA family ATPase, translating into MEHREALLALRTFLSTQILGQEKLIERLLIALLADGHMLVEGAPGLAKTKAIKELAEGVEAQFHRIQFTPDLLPADITGTEIYRPETGSFVFQQGPIFHNLVLADEINRAPAKVQSALLEAMAERQVSVGRSTYELSPLFLVMATQNPIEQEGTYPLPEAQLDRFLMHVKIGFPDAAVERRILQQARGEALNGETKPERRVSQQAIFSARKEILGLYMADAVEEYLVQLIMATRNPAKFDPEMAEWIAYGASPRGSIALDRCARAHAWLAGRDFVSPEDIQAVLFDVLRHRIILSFEAEAAGIDQDRVVQRILDVVAVA; encoded by the coding sequence ATGGAACATCGTGAAGCGCTGCTTGCGCTGCGAACCTTTCTTTCAACGCAGATTCTCGGCCAGGAAAAACTCATCGAGCGCCTGCTCATCGCCCTGCTCGCCGACGGCCACATGCTGGTGGAAGGCGCGCCGGGGCTGGCCAAGACCAAGGCCATCAAAGAACTGGCCGAAGGCGTCGAAGCGCAATTCCATCGCATCCAGTTCACCCCCGACCTGCTGCCCGCCGACATCACCGGTACGGAAATCTACCGCCCGGAAACCGGCAGCTTCGTGTTCCAGCAAGGGCCGATCTTCCACAACCTGGTGCTGGCGGACGAAATCAACCGGGCCCCGGCCAAGGTCCAGTCGGCCTTGCTGGAGGCGATGGCCGAGCGGCAGGTCAGCGTCGGGCGCAGCACTTATGAACTGTCGCCGCTGTTCCTGGTGATGGCCACGCAGAACCCGATCGAGCAGGAAGGCACCTACCCGCTGCCCGAAGCCCAGCTCGACCGCTTCCTGATGCACGTCAAGATCGGTTTCCCTGACGCCGCGGTGGAACGCCGTATCCTGCAGCAGGCCCGGGGTGAAGCGCTGAACGGCGAGACCAAGCCCGAACGCCGCGTGAGCCAGCAGGCGATTTTCTCTGCGCGCAAGGAAATCCTCGGGTTGTACATGGCCGACGCCGTGGAGGAGTACTTGGTGCAACTGATCATGGCCACCCGCAACCCGGCCAAGTTCGATCCGGAAATGGCCGAATGGATCGCCTACGGCGCCAGCCCGCGGGGCTCCATCGCCCTGGACCGCTGTGCCCGTGCCCACGCTTGGCTGGCCGGACGCGACTTTGTCAGCCCCGAAGATATCCAGGCCGTGCTGTTCGACGTGCTGCGCCATCGCATCATCCTGTCGTTCGAAGCCGAGGCCGCTGGCATCGACCAGGACCGGGTCGTGCAGCGGATTCTCGACGTCGTCGCTGTCGCTTGA